The window GTGGAATCGCTACCACCCGCCCCTCACCTAGCCTCTCCCTGAGGGAGAGGGACCGTCGGTTGGTCTGCTGTATTGAAAACCAAAAGACGTCTCCCCTTTTCTCTCTGAGATGCGAAGCGAAAGGGCTGGAGTGAAGAATCGAGGTGATTTTTGCCTGTCGAACTCGACCTCTTACCTCGTCAGGTCGGTATCATTTGTCAGCTCGCGAGCTTGGCCAAACTATCTGGCTCAGGCATGATATGGCCCCAAAGCCCTTCAGTGTCTTCCCTCTCAAAGTAGCCCGCACAGTCCCCTGTGCGGAAAGCAATGCCGATAGCGGGAAGATGATCGAACCCGTGAAGGCGATGATGCAGCCTTGCCCGATCTTGGGTGCTTGGAAAAGGGAATCTTGGCTGGGCTTCGAGGTTGCTCTCCGCACAGGGACTGTGCGGGCTACCAGGGTCATCCATCTCAGCGGTATCAATGCCGATAGCGGGAAGATGATCGAACCCGTGAAGTCGAGGATGCCGCCTTGCCCGATCTTGGGTGCTTGAAAAAGGGAATCTTGGCTGGGCTTCGAGGCTGCTCTCCGCACAGGGACTGTGCGGGCTACTTCTTGGCCGCCATGTCAGCATACTTTCCGCTCAGGCATCTTCCTGCACACGCTCCAGCTCGGAGAGCAGGATGTCGTAGCGTTTTTCCAGGCAGGGCTCCATCAGCAGGCTGCGCTGGGTGGTGCTGCGGCGGACGAAGTGGTAGGAGAGGATGTCGCAGACGAGTTCCGGGCACTCGATTTTATGCAAGGCGGCGCGCAGGTTGCGCATGGAGTCGCCAGCGCAGGAGGCAGCATCGGGGAGGAGATCCAGGGAGCGATCCTTTAGCTCGTTGATATAAGCGGATTCTGTCTCGATGATGGTTTCCAGAGGCTGGACATTGGCAATGACAAAGGGCTTTTCCTGCTGCCAACTATTGAGCTGGATGCGGCGCACCCCCTGGAGCATGACATGGGAAGTGCCGTCCTCCTGCTTCTTGCAGGCACGGATGAGTCCGGCGGTGCTGACGGGCAGGAGATCGTAACCACCGCTGTCATTTTTCACCCGGGTGCCGATGCAAAACATGCGATCTGTCTTCAGCGCGTGGGCCAACATG is drawn from Prosthecobacter algae and contains these coding sequences:
- a CDS encoding LON peptidase substrate-binding domain-containing protein — protein: MDSSSQSHCSFPLPDTMPVMVLGDCYLFPGCLLPLFIFEERYRLMLAHALKTDRMFCIGTRVKNDSGGYDLLPVSTAGLIRACKKQEDGTSHVMLQGVRRIQLNSWQQEKPFVIANVQPLETIIETESAYINELKDRSLDLLPDAASCAGDSMRNLRAALHKIECPELVCDILSYHFVRRSTTQRSLLMEPCLEKRYDILLSELERVQEDA